From the Salvelinus alpinus chromosome 12, SLU_Salpinus.1, whole genome shotgun sequence genome, the window acttcgctttgtgcacgagggcattgtcattctgaaacaggaaagggccttccccaaactgttgccacaaagttggaagcacagaatcatctagaatatcattgtatgctgtagcgttaagatttcccttcactggatctaaggggcctagccggaaccaggaaaaacagccccagaccattattcctcctccaccaaagttggcactatgcattcgggcaggtagtgttctcctggcatctgccaaacccagattcgtcggTCGACTTGtcagatagtgaagcgtgattcattgctccagagaacgcgtttccactgctccagagtccaatggcggagagctttacaccactccagccaacgcttggctttgcaaatggtgattttaggcttgtgtgttgctgctcggccatggaaaacaatttcatgaagctcccgacaaacagttattgtgctgacgttgcttccagaggcagtttagaccTTGATAGTGAGTgtggcaaccgaggacagacaatatttatgcgctacacgcttcagcacttggcggtcccgttctgtgagcttgtgtggcctaccacttgacTGGGGCAGCTATAGCAGGATATACATCTGGTGTAATATtagcaattattggtaccatgattgtcttTGAAATGTGTATTTAGTTACTCAAAGCTTGATCACGAAAATTGCCATTTCCCCCTCCACTATAatgggggatcctgttttctgtTTTCTCCCCTGACAATGAGTTGTTCTCCCCTGACATAAATGTACCTGGTGGATTAGGATactggtgctttcaagacaactgggaactgaaATTATGACGTCAGCGATCTTCAGGTCAGTAAGTTCCCGAATTCCCGGGTTGGAAtttcgagttggatgaccgttcaaagcgATTTTCCCCAAATTCCCAGTTTTCTTGAACGCACTGCAGTCAGAGACGTCTGAGTTCCAAGTTCATTTGAACACGGTATGAGCTGGCGTCCTTTCCTGGCTGATGTTACAGACTGACTgctgacagagaggaagaggcgtgGTTTTATACAAGACCACATGTTGTTCTTAGCCTGATCGAAGAAAAATAAACTGTGTGTGAAGAAGGTAATGTAGAAACAATAGTGGATCAATATATTAGTAATCAGTTTTATTCTTGTCTTGTAGATGATTCAAAGGATGCCATGTATGGAAAGACAGGAACAGGTGTGTTTATTCCTGAGTTCGATGTTAATCTATGCAAGACACTAACACATGATTTATCTGTATATTCAATAGAAATGGCTGCGATAATTGTTGGATTCCAATGggtagaggaggtgcaaccaagaagagtagtaatatgttgggactcTGCATCAGTTTTGTGTAGTTTAATATCTGGAAAGTCAGAACGTGAGGATTTATGGTTAGAAATAACGATGCtagactcccgagtggtgcagcagtctaaggcactgcatgatgcgtcattacagacccgggttcgatcccaggctgtgtcacaaccggccgtgaccgggagtcccatagggaagcgtacaattggcccagtgttgttcgggttaggggagggtttggccggggggcggGGCTTTAATGGGCTCATTGCACTATAGCGACTTCTTGTGGTGGTCtagggcgcctgcaggctgacttcagtcgtcagttgaacagtgttacctccaacacattggtgcagctggcttccgggttaagtaggcgggtgttaagaagcgtagtttggcgggtcatgttttcggaggatgcatgacttgacctttgcctctcccgagcaaggttggggagttgcagtgagatcgTAAATGGATCGCAATTGGacaatcacgaaattggggagaaaaagggggtaaaatatatatatatgatgctGTTGTTGGGCTTACAAAGAAATGGTATTGAAATTCAGTTATGTTGGATTCTGGCTCATACAGGAGTTTATGGAAATGATATAGTAGATATATTAGCAAAAAAAGCAGTGAAAAATAATATTGTGGATATAAAGGTGCAGTTGGGTAGAGGGGAAATTAAAACATTGATTTGGAAAAATGGGTTAGATTGTTGGCAGAGACCCTGGGATGAAAGTAGTAAAGGCAGACATTTTTATAGTACAAGGAAATCTGTACGGGAGATAGTGTCATATAATGGAAGGAAGTTATGTTAGGGCACACAGGATTGAATACATCTTTGAAATTGATAGGGAAACATGGTACTGGAATGTGTAATGGCTGTATGGTAGAGGAAACAGTTGAACATATATTATTTTGTGGAATGTATGATGTTGAACGGGAGAGGTCGTTTGACAGGGTCGGAGAGGTTGGACGAGATAGGGGAGTGGGTGATAGTTTGGGTGGTGGTGATGGGAGTAGCGAGGTTTGTagggaattattttattttattagaaaTTCAGGGTTAGTTAAGAGAATATAGTgatatatgtaacggatgtgaaatggctagctagttagcgggtacgcgctagtagcgtttcaatcagttacgtcacttgctctgaaacctagatgtagtgttgccccttgctctgcaagggccgcggcttttgtggagcgatgggtaacgacgcttcgtgggtgtcagttgttgatgtgtgcagagggtccctggttcgcgcccgtgtcggggcgaggggacgtactaaagttatactgttacatatagaTAGGTCGTGACTGACCTCACACTCCAGGTGGATGTGCGTGGAAAGATGGGACACAGCCGGTTAAATATGACTTTAAATGTGATAGGAAAGCACCCAACAGAAAAGTGTGATTATTGCCAGGAAAAAGAGACCGTGGAGCATGTATTGCTACAGTATGGGCAGTATCAGCGGGAAAGAGAGAATCTATGTCTGTGATCCCTTCTCCTGTTGCTATGCATGTAGCGCCCATGGTTACTCTTGTGGATCAGTTTTGTACCCACAATGCACCATTTTGAGCCACTGGAAGATGGTTTCTAGAGGtatttagctagccagctaacttcacTTAGCTTTTTATATAAATCCGTTAATATTTTAAGATGCATTAGGGATTTAGCTACTTTGTTCAAATATACAAAGAAACAGCAAATGATTGGTCCTTCAACACTTTGCTCGCTAGTAACGATTTgtgtaagttagctagctaacttagctgctagctagctaacgttgagtAGATCATCATATAGCTACGCAATGCAATAATTTAACGTGTTTGTCACAGGTCTTTAAATAGAAGTTAACATACAATGGATAAGGAGCAGCGCAGCAGTGTTGTTTTTAACGCATCCAAGAGAGAACTGTTCACAGCCAACAATGGTTACAAGTCCCTGCAGAAGAGACTCAGGGCACAATGGAAGATTCAGAAGTAAGTTAACGTTAGgaagctagttagctggctatatTGCTTGCAATAACTACATAAGAACAATACATTGTAGTCACGTATTTGTCATCATAATAAGGTTACTTCCTCATATATGTGGTTTTATGTTTGTTCCTGCACAGCATGAAAGAGGAGCTCTCCTTGGAGAAGTTGAATGGTGTGAAGTTGTGGATTACTGCTGGCCCCAGGGAAAAGTTCACTGCTGCTGAGGTGTGTTGCTGGTCAGTTGTAGGAGGTCAAATGACATGCCTTTGGATGGAGTTTTGGGCAGAGTAATCAAAGAACAGATTTAAAAGTTTCATATCAAAGTTTGACGTGTCCCTGCATTGCAATTCTGCAGCAAAACATTCCACTAATATAGAAAATGTATCTGCCAACCTAAACACTGTTAGATATGTTGGTTGCTTTATGCTTTGAGTCAGACATTGATTCGCCCTCTTGTGCTCAGTTGGAGGTCCTGAAGCAGTACCTGGATGGGGGAGGAGATGTCCTTGTGATGCTGGGTGAAGGAGGGGAGATGAAGTATGACACCAATATCAACTTCCTCCTTGAGGAGTTTGGGATAATGGTCAACAATGGTGAGGATCATATGAGAATAGACCTTGTGACTCCGATTGTTGTCATCCAGATATTTCACTGTCAGAGTTTTATTGATGATGAGTGTTCTGTCTTCATTCTCTGTTTTACTGTAGATGCTGTCGTGAGGAATGTTTACTACAAGTATTTCCATCCAAAAGAAGCACTTGTATCCAATGGTGTTCTGAACAGGTTAGTTGATTAACCATTTAGACATCTGGATATTTGGTCTGTCCCAAAGTAATAGTGCTTTTATCATTGGTTTCTTGTCAATGCCAATTAAGTAAATGTAGCAGAAAAGGATAATGTGGTTGATACTTTCACAAGCTATGAGACACAGGCATTGTTGCGCTACTGTACAAGCATCTTGCTTTTAATCCTTTAGAGAGATCAGTCGGGCTGCAGGCAAAGTGGTGACGGGGATCATCGAAGATGAAAGTGTCGGGAACAATGCACAGTAGGTCTTCTCTGTTTTCATGTCATCATTGCCAAGTGTATGTTTGTTTTCATGTTTATAACTGTCAACACTCTCACCAGACAACAGAAATATTATCACAGTTTCATGTCTAATCATATCATATGCCAGACATAAACAAACAGGCAGATTTGCCAAACGCGGTTGGCCCTTGTTAAACAAGCAAACCAATGAGTGAAACAGTGATTGCAGTTTGGCTTGTCCAGTGCCCCCCTGGTAAAAAATGCAACCTGTATTCTTAATGTGTACTTGAACAGGGCCCTCACATTTGTGTACCCGTATGGAGCGACACTGAGCGTGATGAAGCCTGCTGTGGCTGTTCTCTCCACTGGGTCCGTCTGCTTCCCCCTCAACAGGCCTGTCCTCGCCTTCTATCAGGTCAAGGTGAGGAGCTACCGTTGACCTCCTGCCAACACCACTACATGATCATACGTTGTTTTTCAAAGATACATTGTGTCAGTTATTTACTAGTTgtgtcattttttttattttttgtaatttaGGAGGCAGGCAAACTGGCAGTGATGGGGTCCTGTCACATGTTCAGTGACCAGTACCTGGACAAAGAGGAGAACAGTAAAATAATGGTGAGTGGAGTGTCTGTCTATAAACACTCAGACTTGTCACGTTTGAGAGCCAATAATGTAGGCTCTTTTACCCTTTTCACACGATCATGCCAACCCAACTGCAATGTGTTGGTTTAGAGATTTTTGTCCTTTCCAGAATGGTTCCAGCAACTATGATGGGTGCATAACCAGGCCAGGGCAGTACAGCATGGCTGTGCATATCTTTGCTCAGCTCAGTTGTGTGAAAAGGGTATTTGACGACTTCCTGATGGGAGGCTTGTTAACGTCTTCACAGTAACACAAGAATAGTTGTGAGAATGTGATCCAAATAGCACTGTAATGGTAATGGTTGGTGATCCACTATTTGATCCCCTACGGACTCCATTCGGTTGTAATGTTCCCTTTCTCTTTTTGTTATACAGGATGTAGTTTTCCAGTGGCTCATGGGTGATAACATTAATCTGAACCAGATAGATGCAGAGGACCCCGAGGTGAGAAGCTATAAGGCATGTTTTAGGATCTGCAGTTTTACCTTTGAGTTCTAGAAGTGACACTTCTCATTCTGTTTGGCTCAGATCACAGATTACACCATGCTACCAGACACTGGCTGCCTGTCTGAGCGACTGCGGGTATGCTTGCAAGAGGGAGAGGAAAATCCAAGAGACTTTACCTCCCTGTTTGACATGTCTCTACTCAAACTATCAACGAACACGTTGCCCCAAGTCATCAGGTGAGAACACATACTGCTTTATAAACTGGAGACATCAGTTTTCACTACAGTAGGCCATAGTGGAAGTGGGTACAGGCTGTTTTGTCTTCCATACCTGCATGTTTAaatcataaataaaataaaattgtattggtcgcgtacacatcaTTTCGAgatgttatcacaggtgcagcaaaatgcttatgtttgtagctccaacagtgcagtaatacctaataatacacacacatcccaaaataaaagaaaggaattaagaaacatcagaacgagcaatgtcagagtctggaatataaatatatatgtatatgatgctgtgtatagacagtatatgaatagaaaaggtgtgtacagcagtagttaaatACGATGAGCCTTGActggaatacagtatatacataagaagtgggtaaaacagtgtgTAAACATTAAAGTAACCAGTGTTCAAttactatgtacatagggcagcagcctttaaggtgcagggttgagtaccgggtggtagccggcaaGTAACAGTAACTAAGTTTAGGGTAGGGTaatgggcggaggccggctagtggtgactatctaacagtctgatggcctggagatagaagctgtttttcagtctctctgcccCAACTTTGATtcacctgtactgtctctgccttctagatggtagcggggtgaacaggccgtggctcgggtggctgaggtccttgatcttACGGTATGTTTGTTGACAATGTGTTTGACTTGTCCTCCTGCAGTTCCTACAAGCAGATGAATGTCAAACATGAGCCCCTCCAGCTGATCACACCTCAGTTTGAGACACCCCTTCCACAGCTGGAGCCTGCTGTAAGTTTCCCCTCAGCACCCCTCTCTAGCTCTACACAATCTCCTCTAGGTCAACCATTGTGTGGGTTCTATACACTCAACTGAGAATGACATGTGCATTAGTGATTGTATTCAAATCGAGCTTATTGACTGGGATTTAGTGATGCGACTATACACACTTGATCATTGTAGAAAATGACCAATTTGTCATCCCTTCCAAGATCTGTCTGTGTTTTCCTATGGGTTGCTTTGAGCAGGTCTTCCCGCCTGCCTTCAGGGATCTGCCTCCCCCCATGCTTGACCTCTTTGACCTGGATGAAACCTTCTCTTCTGAGAAGGTGCGTTTGGCACAGCTCTCCAACAAATGTAAGTGTTGAACCGTCATACTACATCCTATTATTTTGTTAGCTGATCTCCGACAATGTCAGTGTTAACCCCAGGTCTTATTTGACTTAATGACGTTGTTGTTCTTCCTGCAGGCACAGACGATGATCTAGAGTTCTACGTGAGGAAGTGTGGGGGCATCTTGGGGGTGACGGGGAAGTTGGATAAAGATCAGAGGGATGCCAAACACATCCTGGAGCACATCTTCTTCCAGGTCGTGGAGTTCAAGAAGCTCAATCAGGTGAGCCATATGAACATCAGAACCTTTGGTATATGCACACATGGTTAGTTGATCTAGGCAATGATTGACATTAATTTGTGATTCATGTAATTAAAATTCTCTCTCCCATACAGGAACATGATCTTGACACAGAGACCAGGTTTTCCCCGTTCTGATGACTTACAACCAATGAGGTTGCAATTTTATGTATTTTTCATGGGCTTGTATATACACACATTCAATATAGATGTATCCATATAGTTTTTCCAGTAACTACAAGAATTTAACTCCCTAGCCTTTAAACAGAATGTATATAGTTGATTAGATTAATGAACTAAATCTGACAAGTTAAATGAATATTGTATAAGGCTTTCCATATCTGATTGATTACTTGTGGTAAAGGATGACACATTTTGGCATTTACTGTGTAAAGTGTTCCATCATTTCCTCAATACATGGTTGATTTAATCAATAAAAAAACTTTATTTACTATAATAGattgtaaaatatacaatttCTTCAGACTGGCATCTTCTTGTGTCCCTTTGTCTGTAAAAGTGAAATTAGAGAACATGTCAATTTACAAGCCATTAAACAACCTCTGAAGTCTTAGTTGCCCAGCcataaaacaaatatatacactTTTAATTAGGAAATAGCATGCCAAAGTGTGGTCCACTTTCACCAAAATGACTTTTTGCTGGACAAGACACAGCAGCAGTTACTGAGCCTGGGAACCTTACCTCAACTGTTCAGTATAGCACTGTCACATGACCACTTTGGCTTGTTCAGTCTTACCAGCACTGGCTAGCTCCTCGCTCATATTTTTGGGTCAATTGTTGAACAGTTGCCTAATTAAAATGCAGCTTGTATTTAATCTGCTAGTTGATTGGCTCACCTGTGTGGCGATGATGAGCGACTTCACCAACAAGGCAACTGCCAACAGCAATGATGGGAGGgggcagtggcgtgtattcatggagcCAAGGGAAGTCAGGCTTCCCCAGAAAATTCaccaataaaaaatgtatgtatcttttgtctctctgtgtttcataatttcctttcaattcgcaagaggctgaatgtatctcacaggagaaagcgaaacagcgcccctctgtctctctacgtgtaggccatctatctgatgctgtttggtccaaacgagtatgacattgttaccgcccgtagcattgaatggaGCATTTGGCCTAccttgataaaaaaaagtattgaaaaaagtataaaatttgccaatcagcgttgagctataCTGAgcaagctcaactgtgaatggtcctggcccACCAAAAAATAGTGTCAacggaagccagtttggattttggCGTCACTCCTATGAAATTACATTGAGGgcatacgtcattgacagaaacaacttgaattgttgcatgtcATTGTCctttggtagctagctagctagctaaagttggccctttcctaaattagcaatGGATGGAGATTGGGATTTGAACTTCTGGTTTTACTAATTTTCCTTACTGGCCAATtattataacggcgattctgatccatccattattgtgcccctggcctgcgaggatggaagttcaatatgtagctagctgttaggctaatgttaactaaatAATGTTGctcatgaatggaagttaggctagtgagcaagcattttagccaggtagtctaggacaacaaaaaataaaagcttgtactgtatgacagagtgctCAACCGtttaacatgaaagagaggaggatggtgttggagtttCGAGTCTACATATTTTTTTACTTGCACGaacgcacacatatacacacacatacatcagaaccatggacatatttagcttatgttggactaaattgtttttggtatattttagttgtcactgtattagattaagcagagggaggaggtcagagacctggccgggtggtgccagaataacaacctatccctcaacgtaaccaagactaaggagatgattgtggactacaggaaaaggagcaccgagcacatCCCCATTCTCATGTTGTGtagttgatttgatttggttatgTTGAAATCGAAATTGTGTTGGAATAGTGGCGTCAGAtactgttttctttgcgacttgcggcaactctgtggttctaaatcaatagtcaCTTTGGAATAAAAATCTTTCTGCCCCTTGAAGTATTCATAGGATCACAATTCGGCGCGCACACCTCTGGTCACGTCACTCCGGGAAAGCTTTGAGAGTCTGCGAGAAAataatcgagagagagagagaagaggtacaCAAATGAATGATGCTGAGGAGACACGCAGCATCGGCTTGAAATGGCAGCGAGTAGTGTGGACGAAATGGAGAGAACGTTGGAGAAGCAACAACTGTGCTGGAATGCGATCAATATGGGTGATATGGAGCGGGAGGATGACTGTCAAGGATCTGAATGGTCTGTAGTGGAAAGAcataggaagaagagagatcacgaTACTGAAATCAGTGGTGCGTCTAGTGTAGAAAGCTAAAAGAGGGTTAAGGTAGGAAGCAAGAATAATCATGTGTCGGAGTTGAAAGTTGTGATGGTGTTTGATGAGACCATAGGGCCTCATTTACACCTTATCCGACTAACTGATgtcatagagaaagagaggtgaagtTAAACTAGCCGGGTTAATTGGAAATGGTAGATTGATAATAGTTTGTGGTAGCCAGGCTCAGCAAGGGAAGATTCTGCAAATGGAAAAGCTTCATGGGAAGAAGATTAAAAGCCATGTCCCTGGTGCTTATGCTAGGTTGAGGGGAGTCAACACTGGTGTCCCGATAGCTATGTCCACAGATAATATTAAAGAAAATGTGAAGGGAGGCAGAGTGATTCGGGACAAAAGTTTGATCAGTAGGGAAGAGGCACAAAGAAGTGAAAGCTTATCAGTGGTGCTGAGGTTTGAGAATGTTTTGCTGGGAAAAGTACAGATATTGAATCTATGGAATCCTGTTAGAGAATTTGTTCTGTATGCACTGTGGTGTTTTAAATGTCCAAAGAATGGGACTTTTGGTGgatgccaaatcaaatcaaatcaaatcaaattttattagtcacatacacatggttagcagatgttaatgcgagtgtagcgaaatgcttgtgcttctagttccgacaatgcagtaataaccaacaagtaatctaacctaacaattccacaactactaccttatacacacacaagtgtaaagggataaagaatatgtacataaagatatatgaatgagtggtggtacagaacggcataggcaagatgcagtagatggtatagagtacggtatatacatatgagatgagtactgtagggtatgtaaacataaagtggcatagtttaaagtggctagtggtacatgtattacataaagatggcaagatgcagtagatgatatagagtacagtatatacatatgagatgggtaatgtagggtatgtaaacattatattaagtggcattgtttaaagtggctagtggtacatttttacataatttccatcaattcccatttttaaagtggctggagttgagtcagtatgttggcagaggccgctaaatgttagtggtggctgtttaacagtctgatggccttgagatagaagctgtttttcagtctctcggtccctgctttgatgcacctgtactgacctcgccttctggatgatagcggggtgaacaggcagtggcttgggtggttgttgtccttgatgatctttatggccttcctgtgacatcgggtggtgtaggtgtcctggagggcaggtagtttgcccccggtgatgccaGGTGCATAGAGAGGCTTAGAGAAATAGGATCAGTCATGATGTATCATATTTTGAGGCTGTAAgacgatttgatttgatacagacTGGATTTGaagcagggtgtctgtagtgatgccccaAGCACTGATGtgcagtgcctttgaccactgtgccactcaggagagGTGAATTCCAGCTTTCCAACGGTGCAGATTTATTTAGGCTCCCCAGTGCTGGTGGAAATTTCCATAAAGAAGTAAGTAGGGATTTATTTggtttagatttttattttcacggTAGTACCGAATTGGGCATAACATGATTGATCGTACATTCCAATACAGTAGTTGGCGGCATGCACTTTAAACGtttgtttgcggaccgccatgatatcaaagaagaagaagaagaaaaagaagcgcGCGAGATAGAAACTTGAGCGCGGACTAACGTTAGTGTTGTCAGCAACACAGAAGTGGAGTACCCAGCCCTCCGACAAAATACAGTTTCATGGACGTGGATTCAATACGACAAACACAGATTTGCTCATGGTATATAGTTCGCGAATCTATGCACGACGTGGTTGACAAAATATACAATTGTATTTTAGCGGTAAAACAAAGATAAATGTCCTGGTGGTTGCGCGGGTAAGTAATCTGATTTTAACCTTGTTAAGGTTACAGCAGCTGTTGGACAAATATCAATGTCGATTCCACATCCTATGTTTTCAATAGGACAGGGATCTATGCACCATTTATAAGTTATGAGATTACAGGATGTCATTGATTATTTTTGCGCGTTTACGTGATTTGAATGAGCTTTTGTAACCCTACCAGGGGTGATGTCAGATGTtttgaacgttagctagccaaaTGTCATGAAACAAATGTATCTAAGGAATTTTCTAATACATACCGGAGTAATCGGAAAGCTCGAAATGTCTGCCACAAACGTTAGTTAACTGAATCTGGTTGTAGTATCTAACTATGTAGCTAGTGAATCAAAATGTATTGTGTGACAATTTACGTATGCGACTCACCCATGTCAGCTACTTTTCAGGGAATAGAATGCATGCATACTAGATTTGGGGGCTGGTCAGTTTCTGTTAAAGAAAGAATGCTCTAGGTAATCTCTGCATGGGTTTGATCTCTACCACACCCTGTTGACTGGTTGCTTGTCTTTCcagagaggatagggaggaggCTATGTATCAGGACACCGACTCTGATGTGGCTGAACAGAGAGATGGTGGAAAGGTCAAAGTGAAATGGACACAAGAGGAGGTGAGTTCATTTATAGATCAGGGGGACATGGTTGGTTATTTGCAACAAGTGGGGAAGAGTTGGCTACTTTGCTCTTCATAAAATGACTGTCCTTTATTCTCAGGATGACAATCTGAAAGCATTGGTCCAAAACCTGGGACCAAATGACTGGAAACACATAGCCAGTTTTTTACTGGTGAGTTATATCGACAGATTACAGTATATATTCTGTAATATCCAGTTGACAATGCAAATAATACAACTGAAGCGTTTAAAATAGAAAAGACTCCAATTTGCTGTCTGAAGGGTTGTGTGGTTTCTATTGCATAAAATCATTAACTGTATGGTAACGCTTCTGCACAGAATCGCTCAGAACACCAGTGCCAGCACCGCTGGTTGAAGGTTCTGGATCCAGATCTGGTTAAAGGGCCTTGGACCAAAGAGGAGGACGAGAAGGTAAGTGGTGTGATGGCGACCATTCTACAATCACAGGGTTCACACAAGGTGCTTAAAGtacttgaatttggcactctgaaaTTCAAGTACAGGAATACCTTGAAAATCTGACATTTTCTCAAATTAAAATAAGAGAACAGAAAATTATCAAATATGTTTATGAAAAATATTAGAAAAATtgatttgtctttatttttcaAGCAGACTACCCAGTTTTATTTCCTCATGTGTTTCGTGCTCTGGTTGCCAGGCTAGCTCGCTCATTCCACCCACACTGCCACTCagccaggcaggtacagaactgaCTGATTAGGCGCCACTAAATGTCACATCGATAGCTAAAATGCTGGGCAAATGTAGATTCAATCCTGCCTTTTGTGCGTATGGAGAATTtccgggatcttttatttcagctcatgaaacatgggaacaacactttacatgttgtgttttttaaaatttgttaatttcacctttatttaaccaggtaggtcagttgagaacatgttctcatttacaactgcgacctggccaagataaagcaaagcagtgcgacacaaacaacaacacagagttacacatggaataaacaaacgtacagtcaataacacaatagaacagaaatctatatacagtgtgtgcaaatgaggtaagattagggaggtaaggcaataaataggccgtagcggcgaagtaattacaatttagcaattaacactggagtgataggtgtgcagaagatgaatg encodes:
- the LOC139535537 gene encoding intraflagellar transport protein 52 homolog, yielding MDKEQRSSVVFNASKRELFTANNGYKSLQKRLRAQWKIQNMKEELSLEKLNGVKLWITAGPREKFTAAELEVLKQYLDGGGDVLVMLGEGGEMKYDTNINFLLEEFGIMVNNDAVVRNVYYKYFHPKEALVSNGVLNREISRAAGKVVTGIIEDESVGNNAQALTFVYPYGATLSVMKPAVAVLSTGSVCFPLNRPVLAFYQVKEAGKLAVMGSCHMFSDQYLDKEENSKIMDVVFQWLMGDNINLNQIDAEDPEITDYTMLPDTGCLSERLRVCLQEGEENPRDFTSLFDMSLLKLSTNTLPQVISSYKQMNVKHEPLQLITPQFETPLPQLEPAVFPPAFRDLPPPMLDLFDLDETFSSEKVRLAQLSNKCTDDDLEFYVRKCGGILGVTGKLDKDQRDAKHILEHIFFQVVEFKKLNQEHDLDTETRFSPF